The following is a genomic window from Pedobacter sp. KBS0701.
ACGGGAGGACATTCCCTATTTTATTCAGGCTTTGCGCTCCAATCGATAAGATATATCTGAATACCGATATATTACCACATTTTAATATAAGATGGCACTTTGTAGATGTTATTCAGTAATAAACCCAACACAATTTCGTGGCTGCCGTTGCTTACCTGGTTTAACTGCGAAGTGGTAAAATCGTAAGAATAAGTCAGGTTAACCATTTTCCCAATATTGAAACCTGCCATTGCAGCAAAAGAATCGTCTTTACGATAGCTCCCACCTAACCAGATTTTATCTTTAAAAGCCAGTTTCAGGTTTACATCAACAGATACAGGTGCAGGTGATACATATTTCACCATAATGGATGGGATGGCTGCTATTTCATCGTCGACAAAAAACTTATATCCTGCAGTAGCAAAATAATGCGGCACTTCTTTACCCAGATTATAGTTATTATCGCCTGTGAAACTTAGTTTCTGAGGTAAAATTTGCTGTACCGAAACACCTGCGAACATCCTGGCACCATACAACCATAAACCTATACTCAAATCTGGCTTTACCTGATTAATCAACGCCCTGTTCATTACAGGATC
Proteins encoded in this region:
- a CDS encoding type IX secretion system membrane protein PorP/SprF, coding for MKKLIIIFALFATFNLFAQQKPQYTQYIFNQYLLNPALSGIENYLDFKAGYRKQWSGITDAPQTSFVSANWALGDNQLWSNVLTSFPEQTGNPMDRNYMQNYMSSPSHHGMGLTAVLDKTGPIKRLDANVTYAYHLQLSNNFNLSAGVAAGISSISLDVNALTFDTPTDPVMNRALINQVKPDLSIGLWLYGARMFAGVSVQQILPQKLSFTGDNNYNLGKEVPHYFATAGYKFFVDDEIAAIPSIMVKYVSPAPVSVDVNLKLAFKDKIWLGGSYRKDDSFAAMAGFNIGKMVNLTYSYDFTTSQLNQVSNGSHEIVLGLLLNNIYKVPSYIKMW